Proteins encoded by one window of Chrysiogenes arsenatis DSM 11915:
- a CDS encoding ArsR/SmtB family transcription factor has protein sequence MANKFDAVAVKFKCLSDPTRLQILHFLLEGEKCVGDVAAHVNTTQANVSKHLSLLKASGLVSARKQGMHVFYSVVGDKVQRLCDLMCKE, from the coding sequence ATGGCGAATAAATTTGACGCAGTTGCCGTCAAGTTCAAATGTCTTTCTGATCCCACTCGCCTCCAGATTCTCCACTTTCTCCTTGAAGGGGAAAAATGCGTTGGCGATGTTGCCGCGCATGTCAATACGACTCAAGCGAATGTATCCAAACATCTTTCTCTCCTCAAAGCTTCTGGGCTGGTGAGTGCGCGCAAGCAAGGGATGCATGTTTTTTACTCCGTAGTCGGCGATAAGGTACAGCGCTTGTGCGACCTGATGTGTAAAGAATAA
- the dnaG gene encoding DNA primase, whose protein sequence is MKRIRRESVERVLDRVDIVDILSPYVNLKKGGNSYKGCCPFHQEKSPSFHVTPAKGVYHCFGCGASGNALTFLDEKMGLGFVDAIEHLAERYGVTLEYEQDANEGVDPRQPLWELNQTILMSFRSTLEHAPHAQEYLEQRSIPRPLIDQFAIGYADGTRETLLKAFAARHDDLARLGLIAQKDEDQSWYDRFRQRLMFPICDGQGNIAGFGGRDLSGRSPAKYMNSPESILFKKKELLYGYHIARPSIRSRRRAILVEGYFDVIRAHQYGFTETVAVMGTALGEEHLHLLGAKTDLYLVFDGDDAGTKAALRTVSLLGKCLNPLRAVFLPAGDDPDTFLLRQGESDFNELIGKARDLGEFYIDYQLETARGDINSTTTVLRELKVLLESIQDTIKRQAYYNYLTRRSGIDVYATAIRPSTPPQAPRNESPYRTAHSTNSYEKKRPYYSQTPSTHGGMQNVLQGKITVDKNYLEKYLLSVMFSSDTAFENLVDKIGTDILHEPYNSLLHQATDLHNDGLTVNAIVQQLSDGSFAGLLRHVHQVDTGMDGSDRVLEDVIAKVFRLYQERQIEELEGQIRVLASDPSPEAQKKLSAVLQEHLQLKKEIDPGGKI, encoded by the coding sequence ATGAAACGAATTCGTCGCGAATCAGTCGAAAGAGTCCTCGATCGGGTGGATATTGTTGATATCCTTTCGCCGTATGTGAACCTAAAAAAAGGCGGCAATAGCTATAAAGGATGTTGTCCGTTTCATCAGGAAAAATCCCCTTCTTTTCATGTTACGCCCGCGAAAGGGGTCTATCATTGTTTTGGCTGTGGAGCCAGTGGCAACGCGCTGACATTTCTGGATGAAAAGATGGGGCTGGGGTTTGTTGACGCTATCGAACACCTTGCCGAACGCTATGGGGTGACGCTGGAGTATGAGCAGGATGCCAATGAAGGCGTCGACCCGCGTCAGCCGTTGTGGGAACTGAATCAAACGATTTTGATGAGCTTTCGCAGTACTCTGGAGCATGCTCCACACGCACAAGAGTACTTGGAGCAGCGCTCTATTCCCCGCCCATTGATCGATCAGTTTGCCATTGGCTATGCGGATGGAACGCGCGAAACGCTCTTAAAAGCTTTTGCAGCACGGCATGATGATTTGGCGCGTTTGGGTTTGATCGCTCAGAAGGATGAAGATCAATCGTGGTACGACCGTTTTCGGCAACGGCTGATGTTCCCTATTTGCGACGGACAGGGCAATATCGCGGGATTTGGTGGGCGCGACCTTTCGGGACGCTCTCCAGCAAAATATATGAATTCACCTGAAAGTATTCTGTTTAAGAAAAAAGAACTTCTCTATGGGTACCACATTGCGCGTCCATCGATACGAAGTCGCCGTCGTGCGATTCTTGTAGAAGGGTATTTCGATGTGATTCGTGCGCATCAGTACGGCTTTACTGAAACCGTAGCAGTGATGGGAACGGCGCTTGGGGAGGAGCATCTCCATTTGCTGGGGGCAAAAACCGATCTCTACCTTGTATTTGATGGCGATGATGCAGGAACCAAAGCCGCGTTGCGCACGGTTTCGTTATTGGGGAAGTGCCTGAATCCTTTGCGAGCCGTTTTCCTCCCTGCTGGCGACGATCCTGACACGTTTTTATTGCGGCAGGGGGAGAGCGACTTTAACGAATTGATCGGAAAAGCGCGTGATTTGGGTGAATTTTATATTGATTACCAACTGGAAACTGCGCGTGGCGATATTAACAGCACCACTACGGTGTTACGTGAGCTCAAGGTATTGCTCGAATCGATTCAAGATACCATCAAGCGTCAGGCATACTACAATTATCTCACGCGCCGTTCAGGTATTGATGTGTATGCGACAGCGATTCGTCCCAGTACCCCCCCGCAAGCGCCGCGGAACGAATCGCCGTATCGTACGGCACATTCTACAAACTCGTATGAAAAAAAGCGTCCGTATTATTCTCAAACCCCATCCACACATGGTGGGATGCAAAATGTACTGCAAGGAAAAATAACTGTTGATAAAAACTACCTTGAGAAATACCTTCTGAGCGTGATGTTTTCGTCCGATACAGCTTTTGAGAATCTGGTGGATAAAATAGGCACCGATATTCTACATGAGCCATATAACTCCCTGTTGCACCAAGCGACCGACCTACACAACGACGGACTGACGGTGAACGCCATTGTTCAGCAACTCTCCGATGGGTCGTTTGCTGGATTGTTGCGTCATGTGCATCAAGTTGATACGGGGATGGATGGCAGTGATCGAGTGTTGGAGGACGTCATTGCGAAGGTATTTCGCCTCTATCAGGAGCGACAGATAGAAGAGCTGGAAGGGCAGATTCGCGTATTAGCAAGCGACCCTTCACCGGAGGCCCAAAAAAAGTTGAGTGCTGTTTTGCAAGAACATCTTCAGTTGAAAAAGGAAATTGACCCCGGAGGCAAAATATAG
- a CDS encoding CHASE2 domain-containing protein produces the protein MKLGKKLRDNGVKTLPYLILLLLTAITPLDLPLLSDVRHLSFDTFQQYNHQQPESATLILDIDEESLRQYGQWPWSRDVMAEIVIRLYEGGAAVAGMDIVFAEDDRTSPPRVLKKIGIEDPQFDEYDYDTYFASIISQVPLVLGYPFLMTSEIDSYDLASSIRAGTVVSGGEDPSRFTYLAQNVTPNIPVLAEQATGTGFFNVIPDSDGKVRSVPLFLSYRDRIYPSLVMEMLRVAVGARSYIIRASETGITNVKVGNWEIPTDAMGRVSVNYRGTSMTFPYLSVINLMNGNFDPALLDGAMVLVGTSAAGLLDLRATPVSPVFPGVEIHANLLDTIISGDFLVRPDWMGGAEMVYVFLAGLLTIVIAQRFRALWSGMALIALSAAVLALSFWLFQHQGLLINFVYVISATLLIFSFNTFLSYIREEQEKAYIRSAFGQYLSPVVVEQLANNPESLSLSGEEKSMTIMFSDIRGFTSISERLSPQELTSFLNEYMTPMTNIIMDRFGTVDKFLGDAIMAFWNAPLDDPKHADNALLASVDMLIKLDELKKEWHARGLPEINIGIGLNSGLVRVGNMGSTQRFDYTVLGDNVNLASRLEGINKTYGCNIVISEYTLALLTENYHIRFLDAVKVKGKYLPVKIYQVSPTPYHPDEIELYTAMLDHYNNRRWDDALALANQLRAKDPKSVLYELYEERIVLYQQTPPPDDWDGSFTMTTK, from the coding sequence ATGAAGCTGGGGAAAAAATTACGGGATAATGGGGTCAAAACGCTTCCGTATCTGATTCTTCTCCTGCTCACAGCAATTACGCCACTTGACTTACCACTCCTGAGTGACGTACGGCACCTCTCATTTGATACGTTCCAACAATACAATCACCAGCAACCGGAATCGGCAACACTCATTCTGGATATCGACGAAGAAAGCCTGCGCCAATACGGTCAATGGCCGTGGTCGCGCGATGTAATGGCCGAAATCGTTATCCGCCTCTACGAAGGGGGAGCCGCTGTCGCCGGAATGGATATTGTGTTTGCCGAAGATGACCGCACCTCGCCACCGCGTGTGCTGAAAAAAATCGGCATCGAAGACCCGCAATTTGATGAGTACGACTACGATACCTATTTTGCCAGCATCATCTCTCAAGTACCGCTCGTGCTGGGATATCCCTTCTTGATGACCTCAGAAATAGATTCATATGACCTTGCAAGCTCCATCCGTGCCGGAACCGTAGTTTCTGGTGGCGAAGATCCCAGCCGATTTACCTATCTCGCACAAAACGTTACACCGAATATCCCAGTGTTAGCCGAACAGGCCACCGGCACAGGATTCTTTAACGTGATTCCCGACAGCGACGGCAAAGTCCGCTCGGTTCCACTGTTTCTTTCCTATCGCGACCGCATTTACCCCTCACTGGTCATGGAGATGCTGCGCGTAGCCGTTGGCGCACGGAGCTACATTATCCGTGCATCCGAAACCGGCATCACAAACGTGAAGGTTGGCAACTGGGAAATCCCCACCGATGCGATGGGGCGCGTTTCCGTCAATTATCGTGGCACCAGCATGACATTCCCGTACTTGTCGGTCATCAATCTGATGAATGGAAACTTTGATCCGGCTTTACTCGATGGCGCAATGGTGCTTGTTGGAACCTCTGCCGCTGGACTGCTCGACTTGCGCGCGACACCAGTTTCGCCAGTATTCCCAGGAGTTGAAATTCACGCCAACTTACTGGACACCATTATTTCGGGTGATTTCCTTGTCCGTCCCGATTGGATGGGTGGCGCAGAAATGGTATACGTGTTTCTTGCTGGCCTACTCACGATTGTCATTGCGCAACGATTCCGTGCCCTGTGGAGCGGTATGGCCTTGATTGCACTCAGTGCCGCCGTGCTCGCACTCAGTTTTTGGCTCTTTCAACATCAAGGACTCTTAATCAATTTCGTCTATGTCATCAGCGCAACGCTGTTGATCTTCAGCTTTAATACCTTCCTGAGTTACATTCGGGAAGAACAGGAAAAAGCCTACATCCGTTCAGCGTTTGGACAGTACCTATCGCCCGTTGTTGTTGAACAACTGGCGAACAATCCCGAATCGCTTAGCTTGAGTGGAGAAGAAAAGAGCATGACCATCATGTTCTCAGATATTCGGGGCTTCACCTCCATCTCGGAGCGTTTATCACCGCAAGAACTCACCAGCTTTCTGAACGAATATATGACACCAATGACCAACATCATTATGGATCGCTTTGGAACCGTCGACAAATTCCTTGGCGACGCCATCATGGCATTCTGGAACGCCCCGCTTGATGATCCCAAACACGCCGATAACGCCCTACTTGCCTCGGTCGATATGCTCATCAAGCTCGACGAACTCAAAAAAGAGTGGCATGCGCGCGGACTCCCTGAAATCAACATCGGTATCGGATTGAACAGCGGCCTTGTCCGCGTCGGCAACATGGGATCAACCCAGCGCTTTGACTACACCGTTCTGGGCGATAACGTCAACCTCGCCTCGCGACTCGAAGGGATCAATAAAACCTACGGCTGCAATATCGTCATCAGCGAATACACGCTGGCGCTTTTAACTGAAAACTATCACATCCGTTTCCTTGACGCCGTTAAAGTCAAAGGAAAATATCTGCCCGTCAAAATTTACCAGGTTTCACCAACACCGTACCATCCTGACGAAATCGAACTCTACACGGCAATGCTGGATCACTACAACAACCGACGTTGGGACGATGCGCTGGCACTGGCGAACCAATTGCGCGCCAAAGACCCGAAAAGCGTCCTCTATGAACTCTATGAAGAGCGCATTGTCCTTTACCAGCAAACCCCACCACCCGATGACTGGGATGGCTCGTTCACTATGACGACGAAATAA
- a CDS encoding RNA-binding domain-containing protein, which produces MTLYDQIQLGESKTLELKQQLPRHEQIVQTAIAFANTAGGKLVLGVDDQRNVIGIAEENIFTLQDQITAIIMDRCYPPLLPEIYITNIDGKLVLVVEIFRGNLMPYYLKAAGKNEGTYIRVGATNRKASLTHIVELERQRVNRSFDEEIDTEFSLDTLDLSSLKIHFSAYGKPLDEQKLINLKLVQEEQGLLFPTHGLTILLGLKEHVAVKCARFKGNDMSVFVDRKEYQGDLLTQLANTEAFIKNHIHLHGEIRGLQRTDTYELPEAALREALINAFIHRDYTNYGRDIKVGVYDDIVNIVSPGGFPNTLTLQSIREGRSEIRNRVIARVFKELGYIEQWGSGLGRIKNICLATGLKAPRIEEQGDFVDVEFYRPQKLSAPSDTAAIPSDTAAIPSDTAAIPSDTAVIPPDKRRNSETEVEPELAIRHYLHQHTTITVRDVMALFSIKESRAREILRNYVVKGILEKRGSARNTHYTLASPAIQ; this is translated from the coding sequence ATGACGTTATACGATCAGATACAACTCGGAGAGAGCAAAACGCTTGAACTCAAGCAACAACTCCCACGGCATGAACAAATAGTTCAAACAGCAATAGCGTTCGCGAATACTGCCGGGGGAAAACTTGTTCTCGGCGTTGATGATCAACGTAACGTCATTGGTATTGCTGAAGAAAATATCTTTACCCTACAAGATCAGATAACCGCGATTATTATGGATCGATGTTATCCACCGTTGCTTCCCGAAATATACATCACCAATATTGACGGAAAGTTGGTTTTAGTCGTTGAAATTTTTCGCGGCAACCTCATGCCCTACTACCTGAAAGCTGCCGGCAAAAACGAAGGAACCTATATTCGTGTTGGTGCCACAAATCGGAAGGCTTCGTTAACCCATATTGTCGAACTTGAACGGCAACGCGTCAATCGCAGCTTTGATGAAGAAATTGACACTGAGTTTTCCCTCGATACACTAGACCTAAGTTCACTAAAAATTCACTTTTCTGCTTATGGAAAACCTCTAGATGAGCAAAAACTCATCAATCTCAAACTCGTTCAAGAAGAGCAAGGGCTGCTTTTCCCAACACATGGGCTTACCATTTTGCTCGGCCTCAAAGAGCATGTAGCGGTGAAATGCGCGCGCTTCAAAGGGAATGATATGAGCGTTTTTGTTGATCGCAAAGAGTACCAAGGTGATCTTTTGACTCAACTCGCAAATACCGAAGCTTTCATTAAAAACCATATTCATCTTCACGGAGAAATACGGGGACTACAGCGCACAGACACCTATGAGTTACCGGAAGCTGCGCTGCGAGAAGCACTTATAAACGCATTTATCCATCGGGATTATACGAACTACGGTCGAGATATTAAGGTTGGCGTGTACGACGATATCGTCAACATTGTGTCTCCCGGAGGCTTCCCAAATACGCTGACACTTCAGTCAATTCGAGAAGGACGTTCCGAAATCAGAAATCGTGTCATAGCCCGAGTATTTAAAGAGCTTGGCTATATTGAACAGTGGGGCAGTGGCTTGGGACGAATCAAAAATATCTGTCTTGCGACGGGGTTAAAAGCGCCGCGCATAGAAGAACAAGGTGACTTTGTCGATGTAGAGTTCTACCGACCACAAAAACTATCTGCACCGTCGGATACTGCCGCCATACCGTCGGATACTGCCGCCATACCGTCGGATACTGCCGCCATACCGTCGGATACTGCCGTCATACCGCCGGATAAACGAAGAAATAGCGAGACAGAGGTCGAGCCTGAACTCGCCATACGCCACTATTTACATCAGCACACAACCATCACTGTGCGTGACGTCATGGCACTATTTTCTATTAAAGAGAGCCGTGCGCGCGAAATTCTA